Part of the Candidatus Dependentiae bacterium genome is shown below.
AAAAATAAATTTTGCAAAAATAAATTATGTAAATAACAAAACAAATAACAATATAAAAATGCAGGAACAGAATATGAAAAATATTTTTATATATAAAGAAAAAATAGAACTAAAACCATCAGGACTTGACGGAATAAGCGATTCTCAAATAGCGGATCATTGGAAACTTTACGTTGGCTACGTAAATAACGTTAATAAATTAAATGAAGATTTAAAAGAACTTGCAAATCAAAATAAAACAAACAGTTTAATTTATGCCGACAGAAAAAGACGTTATGGATTTGAATATAATGGCATGATATTACATGAATATTATTTTGAAAATTTAACAAATAACAAAACAGAACTTTCAGATAATAAATTAAAAGAAAAAATTATATCAACCTGGGGATCTTTTGAAAATTGGCTTGAAGACTTTAAAAATACAGGTAAAACTCGCGGAATCGGTTGGGCAATTCTTTATGCAGATCCAAATACCGGCGAACTTACAAATCATTTTATTCACGAACATCAAAATGGTGTAATTACAGATTTTAAACCAATTCTTGTAATGGATGTTTGGGAACATGCTTATATGGTTGATCACAAAGCCGATGGACGAGCTGCATATATCGAGAGCTTTATTAAAAATATTAATTGGCCCGTTGTTGAAGCTCGATATAAAAATATATAATTTTTTAAAAAATACTTAATATTTTTTTATCAATCTCATCTTTAATTTTAGTCTTTTT
Proteins encoded:
- a CDS encoding superoxide dismutase — translated: MFIYKEKIELKPSGLDGISDSQIADHWKLYVGYVNNVNKLNEDLKELANQNKTNSLIYADRKRRYGFEYNGMILHEYYFENLTNNKTELSDNKLKEKIISTWGSFENWLEDFKNTGKTRGIGWAILYADPNTGELTNHFIHEHQNGVITDFKPILVMDVWEHAYMVDHKADGRAAYIESFIKNINWPVVEARYKNI